One genomic window of Daphnia pulex isolate KAP4 chromosome 12, ASM2113471v1 includes the following:
- the LOC124209947 gene encoding RNA-binding protein 24-A-like → MLMSHHHLNQQQQQQHQHQHSISDLEIIGLCGSGSVSSSSGSNSSSVVGLISAAGGIGAMAGTGSSGSSSSSTGSSTSGSSASGSIKDTTFTKIFVGGLPYHTTDSSLREHFQVYGEIEEAVVITDRQTGKSRGYGFVTMSDRLAAERACKDANPIIDGRKANVNLAYLGAKPRGNLQSGFPLAAALRAGFPAALFGQGQYGVGPQLLYPSPYAVTPPGLMQLHPQSHHQAGAGGLNSAAASAAVAAAVASGFYDYPTAAYAASQFAANGGFDTSFPFGGAAAAAAAAGAANYGLGPAFTYASLPPALQNAAAAAAASTGLPLSHYATAQSQLQEARMQ, encoded by the exons atGTTGATGTCTCACCATCAcctgaaccaacaacaacaacagcagcaccagcaccagcactcCATCAGCGACTTGGAGATCATCGGCCTGTGCGGGAGCGGGAGCGTGAGCAGCAGTAgcggcagcaacagcagttcGGTCGTCGGTTTAATCAGTGCTGCTGGTGGTATTGGCGCCATGGCCGGAACGGGATCGTCGGGATCGAGTAGTAGCTCGACGGGATCGTCGACGTCGGGATCCTCAGCCTCTGGCTCCATCAAAGACACGACCTTCACCAAGATCTTCGTCGGCGGACTGCCCTACCACACGACCGACTCCAGTCTGCGCGAACACTTTCAAGTCTACGGCGAAATCGAGGAGGCCGTCGTCATCACCGACCGCCAGACGGGCAAATCACGCGGATACGGATTC GTGACCATGTCGGATCGTCTGGCGGCCGAACGAGCCTGCAAAGACGCCAACCCCATCATCGACGGCCGCAAAGCCAATGTCAACCTGGCCTACCTGGGCGCTAAACCCAGAGGCAACCTTCAATcag gATTCCCATTGGCGGCCGCCCTAAGAGCCGGATTTCCAGCTGCACTTTTCGGACAAGGCCAATACGG TGTCGGCCCGCAGCTGCTGTATCCGTCGCCGTACGCGGTGACGCCACCCGGCTTGATGCAACTGCACCCGCAGTCGCACCACCAGGCCGGCGCTGGCGGTTTGAATTCGGCGGCCGCCTCGgccgccgtcgccgccgccgtcgctTCCGGGTTCTACGACTACCCGACGGCCGCCTACGCCGCCAGCCAATTCGCCGCTAACGGAGGATTCGACACTTCGTTCCCCTTCGGTGGCgctgcagccgccgccgcagccgccg GAGCGGCCAATTACGGACTGGGACCGGCTTTCACGTACGCCTCGCTGCCGCCGGCGCTGCAGAAcgcggcggccgccgccgcagcCTCCACCGGCCTGCCTCTATCGCACTACGCCACCGCTCAGAGCCAGCTCCAAGAAGCTCGGATGCAATAA
- the LOC124209945 gene encoding uncharacterized protein LOC124209945: MKTTLYLLVGLLASATVARNIIHVDDDDLSRLIDPFVPGDYPINHTAYRQALTLFLDTNIDVYAPNSAGNFPVFYFITGFGGIVPAEAHTLLLSQIASHGIVVVAVWKLGSPETSFDPAWFEATVDFVENRLENSLHNQEGYISDFHVDYLHSFIGGHSGGSHVAVAQFQTNCLNYQGLILIDAVDGNSPIPENITMFVITPGQKVNFTVPTLQIVTGLDPVIGPYGLACAPEELSGRRFFDVMTGPTLDVTAYGHADLMGPVYVELNEITQFCPSDPSVPKEEYIQFLTGEIISFINGVLEPVEKCAFFDYLEMSGLVGINTENDYVSNGWERCSPLQCVLTPSSDLID; this comes from the exons ATGAAGACGACACTCTACCTTCTCGTTGGATTGCTGGCGTCAGCGACCGTGGCTAGGAACATCATTCATGTGGACGATGATGACTTGTCCCGGCTAATTGATCCTTTCGTGCCCGGAGACTATCCAATCAATCACACCGCTTACCGCCAAGCGCTGACTCTTTTCCTGGACACCAACATTGACGTCTACGCTCCAAATTCAGCCGGAAACTTCcctgtattttatttcatcacCGGATTCGGAG GCATTGTACCTGCAGAAGCGCACACACTTCTTCTATCTCAGATCGCAAGTCACGGCATTGTTGTAGTCGCCGTCTGGAAACTTGGCAGTCCCGAGACTTCTTTCGATCCTGCGTGGTTCGAAGCAACAGTAGATTTTGTCGAAAATCGATTGGAAAATAGTCTCCACAATCAAGAAG gttacattTCCGATTTCCACGTTGACTATCTCCATTCGTTCATTGGCGGTCATTCGGGTGGATCTCATGTCGCTGTAGCTCAATTTCAG ACAAATTGCTTAAACTATCAAGGTCTGATCTTGATTGATGCTGTTGACGGAAACAGCCCCATCCCCGAAAACATTACAATGTTCGTGATTACGCCAGGCCAGAAAGTCAATTTTACTGTGCCAACCTTGCAAATCGTAACGGGACTAGACCCAGTTATCG gaCCTTACGGATTGGCATGCGCTCCGGAAGAGCTTTCGGGCCGGCGCTTCTTCGACGTCATGACCGGACCGACGTTGGACGTAACCGCTTACGGTCACGCTGATTTAATGGGTCCAGTCTACGTTGAACTGAATGAG ATTACGCAATTTTGTCCGAGCGATCCTTCTGTTCCGAAGGAGGAATACATTCAATTCCTTACGGGCGAAATCATCTCTTTCATAAACGGAGTGTTGGAACCTGTTGAAAAATGTGCCTTTTTTGATTATCTGGAGATGAGCGGACTTGTTGGCATCAATACAGAAAATGACTATGTCTCTAACGGCTGGGAGAGATGCTCGCCGCTCCAGTGCGTCCTTACACCCAGttctgatttgattgattga
- the LOC124209946 gene encoding chlorophyllase-2-like: MATAQLYFLVLALASTVAFGRNISPAEEDLGRLIDPFVPGDYPINHTAYRQALSLFLDTNIDVYAPNATGNFPVFYFTTGFGGIVPAEAHTQLFSQIASHGVVLVAVWKIGSPENSFDPAWLQATVDFVEKRLENSLHNQEGYVSDFHVDYLNSFIGGHSAGNHVAVAQLQTDCLHYKGLILVDAVDGNNPIPENVTMYVITPGQKVNFTIPTLEIVTGLDPIIGPYGLACAPEELAGRRFFDAMTGPTWYVNATAYGHADLMDPVYVELNELAQFCPNDPNAPKPEYIQFLTGEIVSFINAVLDPVGNCALFDNLEKSGLVGINTLNDFASNGWDRCTPSECVLTPSSYSMFSFW; this comes from the exons ATGGCGACAGCACAGCTCTACTTCCTCGTTCTTGCGCTAGCCAGCACTGTAGCGTTCGGGAGGAATATTTCACCGGCAGAAGAAGATTTGGGCCGGTTGATAGATCCCTTTGTCCCCGGAGACTATCCAATCAATCACACCGCTTACCGCCAAGCCTTGAGTCTCTTCCTTGACACCAACATCGACGTCTACGCCCCGAACGCAACGGGCAACTTCcccgttttttatttcaccacCGGATTTGGAG gtATTGTTCCTGCCGAGGCGCACACGCAACTCTTTTCCCAGATCGCCAGCCACGGAGTTGTTCTCGTCGCTGTGTGGAAAATAGGCAGTCCCGAGAATTCATTCGATCCCGCTTGGTTGCAAGCAACTGTCGACTTTGTGGAGAAGCGCCTGGAAAATAGTCTTCACAACCAAGAAG GTTATGTCTCTGATTTTCACGTCGACTACCTGAATTCCTTCATCGGCGGCCACTCAGCTGGAAATCATGTCGCTGTTGCCCAGTTGCAG acgGACTGTTTGCATTACAAAGGTCTGATTTTGGTTGATGCGGTTGATGGAAATAATCCCATTCCTGAAAACGTTACCATGTACGTCATCACTCCCGGCCAAAAGGTCAATTTCACCATTCCAACTTTGGAAATCGTTACCGGACTGGACCCAATTATAG GTCCATACGGATTGGCATGCGCTCCGGAAGAGCTTGCAGGCCGGCGCTTCTTCGATGCCATGACCGGACCGACGTGGTACGTCAACGCAACCGCTTACGGTCACGCTGATCTGATGGATCCAGTCTACGTTGAATTGAACGAG TTAGCCCAGTTCTGCCCGAACGATCCTAATGCTCCCAAACCAGAATACATCCAGTTCCTGACCGGAGAAATCGTCTCTTTCATCAACGCGGTTCTGGATCCTGTTGGAAACTGTGCCCTGTTCGACAACCTGGAGAAGAGTGGGCTCGTGGGCATCAACACCTTAAACGATTTCGCCTCAAACGGATGGGACAGATGTACCCCGTCTGAATGTGTTCTGACGCCCAGTTCTTATTCcatgttttccttttggtgA